One region of Gorilla gorilla gorilla isolate KB3781 chromosome 13, NHGRI_mGorGor1-v2.1_pri, whole genome shotgun sequence genomic DNA includes:
- the LOC129523464 gene encoding LOW QUALITY PROTEIN: procathepsin L-like (The sequence of the model RefSeq protein was modified relative to this genomic sequence to represent the inferred CDS: deleted 1 base in 1 codon), with amino-acid sequence MNPTLILAAFCLGIASATLTFDHSLEAQWTKWKAMHNRLYGMNEEGWRRAVWEKNMKMIELHNQEYREGKHSFTMAMNAFGDMTSEEFRQVMNGFQNRKPRKGKVFQEPLFYEAPRSVDWREKGYVTPVKNQGQCGSCWAFSATGALEGQMFRKTGRLISLSEQNLVDCSGPQGNEGCNGGLMDMDYAFQYVQDNGGLDSEESYPYEATEESCKYNPKYSVANDTGFVDIPKQEKALMKAVATVGPISVAVDAGHESFLFYKEGIYFEPDCSSEDMDHGVLVVGYRFESTESDNNKYWLVKNSWGEEWGMGGYVKMAKDRRNHCGIASAASYPTV; translated from the exons ATGAATCCTACACTCATCCTTGCTGCCTTTTGCCTGGGAATTGCCTCAGCTACTCTAACATTTGATCACAGTTTAGAGGCACAGTGGACCAAGTGGAAGGCGATGCACAACAGATTATACGGCATG AATGAAGAAGGATGGAGGAGAGCAGTGTGGGAGAAGAACATGAAGATGATTGAACTGCACAATCAGGAATACAGGGAAGGGAAACACAGCTTCACAATGGCCATGAACGCCTTTGGAGACATG ACCAGTGAAGAATTCAGGCAGGTGATGAATGGCTTTCAAAACCGTAAGCCCAGGAAGGGGAAAGTGTTCCAGGAACCTCTGTTTTATGAGGCCCCCAGATCTGTGGATTGGAGAGAGAAAGGCTACGTGACTCCTGTGAAGAATCAG GGTCAGTGTGGTTCTTGTTGGGCTTTTAGCGCTACTGGTGCTCTTGAAGGACAGATGTTCCGGAAAACTGGGAGGCTTATCTCACTGAGTGAGCAGAATCTGGTAGACTGCTCTGGGCCTCAAGGCAATGAGGGCTGCAATGGTGGCCTAATGGAT ATGGATTATGCTTTCCAGTATGTTCAGGATAATGGAGGCctggactctgaggaatcctatCCATATGAGGCAACA GAAGAATCCTGTAAGTACAATCCCAAGTATTCTGTTGCTAATGACACCGGCTTTGTGGACATCCCTAAGCAGGAGAAGGCCCTGATGAAGGCAGTCGCAACTGTGGGGCCCATTTCTGTTGCTGTTGATGCAGGTCATGAGTCCTTCCTGTTCTATAAAGAAg GCATTTATTTTGAGCCAGACTGTAGCAGTGAAGACATGGATCATGGTGTGCTGGTGGTTGGCTACAGATTTGAAAGCACAGAATCAGATAACAATAAATATTGGCTGGTGAAGAACAG CTGGGGTGAAGAATGGGGCATGGGTGGCTACGTAAAGATGGCCAAAGACCGGAGAAACCATTGTGGAATTGCCTCAGCAGCCAGCTACCCCACTGTGTGA